One segment of Bufo gargarizans isolate SCDJY-AF-19 unplaced genomic scaffold, ASM1485885v1 original_scaffold_2029_pilon, whole genome shotgun sequence DNA contains the following:
- the LOC122923876 gene encoding uncharacterized protein LOC122923876 isoform X3: MQLQGEMQRQEWMQLLGKMQRQEWMQLLGKMQRQEWMQLLGEMQRQEWMQPLGRCRGRSGCSRRGRCRGRSGCSCLGRCRGRSGCSRWGDAEAGVDAAAGGDAEAGVDAASGEDAEAGVDAASGGDAEAGVDAAAGEDAEAGVDAAAGEMQRQEWMQPQGEMQRQEWMQPLGKMQRQEWMQPLGKMQRQEWMQPLGKMQRQEWMQPLGKMQRQEWMQPLGKMQRQEWMQLLEKMQRQEWMQPLGRCRGRSGCSRWGDAEAGVDAAAGGDAEAGVDAAAGGDAEAGVDAAAGEDAEAGVDAAAGGDAEQEWMQPLGEMKQYVIGVLQAWAHLPIFVNCIFSFVSTLHYGKF; this comes from the exons ATGCAGCTGCAGGGAGAGATGCAGAGGCAGGAGTGGATGCAGCTGTTGGGGAAGATGCAGAGGCAGGAGTGGATGCAGCTTCTGGGGAAGATGCAGAGGCAGGAGTGGATGCAGCTTCTGGGGGAGATGCAGAGGCAGGAGTGGATGCAGCCGCTGGGGAGATGCAGAGGCAGGAGTGGATGCAGCCGCAGGGGGAGATGCAGAGGTAGGAGTGGATGCAGCTGCTTGGGAAGATGCAGAGGTAGGAGTGGATGCAGCCGCTGGGGAGATGCAGAGGCAGGAGTGGATGCAGCCGCAGGGGGAGATGCAGAGGCAGGAGTGGATGCAGCTTCTGGGGAAGATGCAGAGGCAGGAGTGGATGCAGCTTCTGGGGGAGATGCAGAGGCAGGAGTGGATGCAGCTGCTGGGGAAGATGCAGAGGCAGGAGTGGATGCAGCCGCTGGGGAGATGCAGAGGCAGGAGTGGATGCAGCCGCAGGGGGAGATGCAGAGGCAGGAGTGGATGCAGCCGCTGGGGAAGATGCAGAGGCAGGAGTGGATGCAGCCGCTGGGGAAGATGCAGAGGCAGGAGTGGATGCAGCCGCTGGGGAAGATGCAGAGGCAGGAGTGGATGCAGCCGCTGGGGAAGATGCAGAGGCAGGAGTGGATGCAGCCGCTGGGGAAGATGCAGAGGCAGGAGTGGATGCAGCTGCTGGAGAAGATGCAGAGGCAGGAGTGGATGCAGCCGCTGGGGAGATGCAGAGGCAGGAGTGGATGCAGCCGCTGGGGAGATGCAGAGGCAGGAGTGGATGCAGCCGCAGGAGGAGATGCAGAGGCAGGAGTGGATGCAGCCGCAGGGGGAGATGCAGAGGCAGGAGTGGATGCAGCCGCTGGGGAAGATGCAGAGGCAGGAGTGGATGCAGCCGCTGGGGGAGATGCAGAG CAGGAGTGGATGCAGCCGCTGGGGGAGATGAAGCAGTACGTGATTGGCGTCTTGCAAGCCTGGGCTCATCTTCCTATATTTgtcaattgcattttttcctttgTCAGCACGCTGCATTATGGTAAATTTtag
- the LOC122923876 gene encoding uncharacterized protein LOC122923876 isoform X1 — translation MQLQGEMQRQEWMQLLGKMQRQEWMQLLGKMQRQEWMQLLGEMQRQEWMQPLGRCRGRSGCSRRGRCRGRSGCSCLGRCRGRSGCSRWGDAEAGVDAAAGGDAEAGVDAASGEDAEAGVDAASGGDAEAGVDAAAGEDAEAGVDAAAGEMQRQEWMQPQGEMQRQEWMQPLGKMQRQEWMQPLGKMQRQEWMQPLGKMQRQEWMQPLGKMQRQEWMQPLGKMQRQEWMQLLEKMQRQEWMQPLGRCRGRSGCSRWGDAEAGVDAAAGGDAEAGVDAAAGGDAEAGVDAAAGEDAEAGVDAAAGGDAEAGVDAAAGGDAEAGVDAAAGGDAEQEWMQPLGEMQRQEWMQPLGEMQRQEWMQPQGEMQRQEWMQPQGEMQSRSGCSRWGR, via the exons ATGCAGCTGCAGGGAGAGATGCAGAGGCAGGAGTGGATGCAGCTGTTGGGGAAGATGCAGAGGCAGGAGTGGATGCAGCTTCTGGGGAAGATGCAGAGGCAGGAGTGGATGCAGCTTCTGGGGGAGATGCAGAGGCAGGAGTGGATGCAGCCGCTGGGGAGATGCAGAGGCAGGAGTGGATGCAGCCGCAGGGGGAGATGCAGAGGTAGGAGTGGATGCAGCTGCTTGGGAAGATGCAGAGGTAGGAGTGGATGCAGCCGCTGGGGAGATGCAGAGGCAGGAGTGGATGCAGCCGCAGGGGGAGATGCAGAGGCAGGAGTGGATGCAGCTTCTGGGGAAGATGCAGAGGCAGGAGTGGATGCAGCTTCTGGGGGAGATGCAGAGGCAGGAGTGGATGCAGCTGCTGGGGAAGATGCAGAGGCAGGAGTGGATGCAGCCGCTGGGGAGATGCAGAGGCAGGAGTGGATGCAGCCGCAGGGGGAGATGCAGAGGCAGGAGTGGATGCAGCCGCTGGGGAAGATGCAGAGGCAGGAGTGGATGCAGCCGCTGGGGAAGATGCAGAGGCAGGAGTGGATGCAGCCGCTGGGGAAGATGCAGAGGCAGGAGTGGATGCAGCCGCTGGGGAAGATGCAGAGGCAGGAGTGGATGCAGCCGCTGGGGAAGATGCAGAGGCAGGAGTGGATGCAGCTGCTGGAGAAGATGCAGAGGCAGGAGTGGATGCAGCCGCTGGGGAGATGCAGAGGCAGGAGTGGATGCAGCCGCTGGGGAGATGCAGAGGCAGGAGTGGATGCAGCCGCAGGAGGAGATGCAGAGGCAGGAGTGGATGCAGCCGCAGGGGGAGATGCAGAGGCAGGAGTGGATGCAGCCGCTGGGGAAGATGCAGAGGCAGGAGTGGATGCAGCCGCTGGGGGAGATGCAGAGGCAGGAGTGGATGCAGCCGCAGGGGGAGATGCAGAGGCAGGAGTGGATGCAGCCGCAGGGGGAGATGCAGAGCAGGAGTGGATGCAGCCGCTGGGGGAGATGCAGAGGCAGGAGTGGATGCAGCCGCTGGGGGAGATGCAGAGGCAGGAGTGGATGCAGCCGCAGGGGGAGATGCAGAGGCAGGAGTGGATGCAGCCGCAGGGGGAGATGCAGAG CAGGAGTGGATGCAGCCGCTGGGGGAGATGA
- the LOC122923876 gene encoding uncharacterized protein LOC122923876 isoform X2 yields the protein MQLQGEMQRQEWMQLLGKMQRQEWMQLLGKMQRQEWMQLLGEMQRQEWMQPLGRCRGRSGCSRRGRCRGRSGCSCLGRCRGRSGCSRWGDAEAGVDAAAGGDAEAGVDAASGEDAEAGVDAASGGDAEAGVDAAAGEDAEAGVDAAAGEMQRQEWMQPQGEMQRQEWMQPLGKMQRQEWMQPLGKMQRQEWMQPLGKMQRQEWMQPLGKMQRQEWMQPLGKMQRQEWMQLLEKMQRQEWMQPLGRCRGRSGCSRWGDAEAGVDAAAGGDAEAGVDAAAGGDAEAGVDAAAGEDAEAGVDAAAGGDAEAGVDAAAGGDAEAGVDAAAGGDAEQEWMQPLGEMQRQEWMQPLGEMQRQEWMQPQGEMQSRSGCSRWGR from the exons ATGCAGCTGCAGGGAGAGATGCAGAGGCAGGAGTGGATGCAGCTGTTGGGGAAGATGCAGAGGCAGGAGTGGATGCAGCTTCTGGGGAAGATGCAGAGGCAGGAGTGGATGCAGCTTCTGGGGGAGATGCAGAGGCAGGAGTGGATGCAGCCGCTGGGGAGATGCAGAGGCAGGAGTGGATGCAGCCGCAGGGGGAGATGCAGAGGTAGGAGTGGATGCAGCTGCTTGGGAAGATGCAGAGGTAGGAGTGGATGCAGCCGCTGGGGAGATGCAGAGGCAGGAGTGGATGCAGCCGCAGGGGGAGATGCAGAGGCAGGAGTGGATGCAGCTTCTGGGGAAGATGCAGAGGCAGGAGTGGATGCAGCTTCTGGGGGAGATGCAGAGGCAGGAGTGGATGCAGCTGCTGGGGAAGATGCAGAGGCAGGAGTGGATGCAGCCGCTGGGGAGATGCAGAGGCAGGAGTGGATGCAGCCGCAGGGGGAGATGCAGAGGCAGGAGTGGATGCAGCCGCTGGGGAAGATGCAGAGGCAGGAGTGGATGCAGCCGCTGGGGAAGATGCAGAGGCAGGAGTGGATGCAGCCGCTGGGGAAGATGCAGAGGCAGGAGTGGATGCAGCCGCTGGGGAAGATGCAGAGGCAGGAGTGGATGCAGCCGCTGGGGAAGATGCAGAGGCAGGAGTGGATGCAGCTGCTGGAGAAGATGCAGAGGCAGGAGTGGATGCAGCCGCTGGGGAGATGCAGAGGCAGGAGTGGATGCAGCCGCTGGGGAGATGCAGAGGCAGGAGTGGATGCAGCCGCAGGAGGAGATGCAGAGGCAGGAGTGGATGCAGCCGCAGGGGGAGATGCAGAGGCAGGAGTGGATGCAGCCGCTGGGGAAGATGCAGAGGCAGGAGTGGATGCAGCCGCTGGGGGAGATGCAGAGGCAGGAGTGGATGCAGCCGCAGGGGGAGATGCAGAGGCAGGAGTGGATGCAGCCGCAGGGGGAGATGCAGAGCAGGAGTGGATGCAGCCGCTGGGGGAGATGCAGAGGCAGGAGTGGATGCAGCCGCTGGGGGAGATGCAGAGGCAGGAGTGGATGCAGCCGCAGGGGGAGATGCAGAG CAGGAGTGGATGCAGCCGCTGGGGGAGATGA
- the MAP3K2 gene encoding mitogen-activated protein kinase kinase kinase 2 has translation MDEQQALDSIMQDLVVLHKASRPSLPLHESSATKTTSPKKQNDVRVKFEHRGEKRILQFPRPVLLEDLFAKAKVAFGQCMDLHYSNNELVIPLKTQDDLDKAVELLDRSSHMKSLKILLVLHVHSQATRLCDMEHMPSLEDLDNTVFGGTETKDRMPIIGNHTRDRSSPPPGYIPDELHQGVRNGSFTSINSEGEFIPESMDQMLDPLSLSSPENSGSGSCPSLDSPLDGESYHKSRMPRAQSYPDNYQEFSEYDIPVFEKFGKGGTYPRRYHISYLHQDYSDGRKTFPRARRTQGNSFRSPVSFSPTDHSLSTSSGSSVFTPEYDDNRLRRRGSDIDNPTLTVMDISPPSRSPRAPSNWRLGKLLGQGAFGRVYLCYDADTGRELAVKQVQFDPDSPETSKEVNALECEIQLLKNLLHERIVQYYGCLKDSQEKTLSIFMEYMPGGSIKDQLKAYGALTEFVTRKYTRQILEGVYYLHSNMIVHRDIKGANILRDSSGNVKLGDFGASKRLQTICLSGTGMKSVTGTPYWMSPEVISGEGYGRKADIWSVGCTVVEMLTEKPPWAEFEAMAAIFKIATQPTNPQLPANVSDHTRDFLKRIFVEAKLRPSAEELLRHTFAQCH, from the exons ATGG ATGAGCAGCAGGCTCTGGACTCCATCATGCAGGATCTGGTTGTCCTTCACAAGGCCAGCAGACCGTCCCTGCCTCTGCATGAATCCAGCGCAACCAAGACCACCTCTCCCAAGAAGCAG AATGATGTACGCGTTAAGTTTGAACATCGTGGAGAGAAGAG GATCCTTCAGTTCCCCCGGCCGGTCTTGTTGGAAGACTTGTTCGCTAAAGCTAAGGTCGCCTTCGGGCAGTGCATGGATCTCCACTACAGCAATAATGAG CTGGTGATCCCATTGAAAACCCAGGATGATCTGGACAAGGCGGTGGAGCTGCTGGACAGGAGCTCTCACATGAAGAGCCTGAAGATCCTGCTGGTCCTCCATGTTCACAGCCAG GCCACCCGCCTATGTGATATGGAGCACATGCCTTCCCTAGAAGATCTGGATAACACTGTGTTTGGAGGGACTGAGACGAAGGACAGGATGCCTATTATTG GAAATCACACCAGGGATAGGAGTTCTCCACCTCCAGGTTACATTCCGGATGAGCTGCACCAAGGGGTTCGAAATGGATCCTTCACAAGCATTAACAGCGAAGGGGAGTTCATTCCAGAGAGCATGGACCAG ATGCTGGACCCTCTGTCTCTCAGCAGTCCTGAAAACTCTGGCTCTGGCAGCTGCCCATCTCTTGATAGCCCTTTAGATGG GGAAAGTTATCACAAGTCGAGAATGCCAAGAGCTCAGAGCTACCCTGATAACTACCAGGAGTTTTCAG AATACGACATTCCAGTGTTTGAGAAATTTGGAAAGGGTGGCACGTACCCACGGAGATACCACATCTCATACCTTCATCAAGATTACAGCGATG GCCGAAAAACATTTCCAAGAGCCAGAAGAACCCAGGGGAACAGCTTCCGCTCTCCAGTCAGCTTCAGCCCCACTGATCACTCCCTAAGCACCAGCAGTGGCAGCAGCGTTTTCACCCCAGAGTACGACGACAACCGGTTGCGGAGAAGAGGGAGCGACATAGACAACCCCACTCTGACGGTGATGGATATAAGTCCCCCCAGTCGAT CACCACGTGCCCCATCAAACTGGAGACTTGGGAAACTGTTAGGGCAGGGGGCCTTCGGCAGGGTGTACCTGTGCTACGATGCCGACACTGGGAGAGAACTGGCTGTGAAGCAAGTCCAGTTTGATCCAGACAGTCCGGAGACCAGTAAG GAAGTGAATGCTCTGGAGTGTGAAATTCAGTTGCTGAAAAACTTACTTCACGAGCGCATCGTTCAGTATTATGGCTGCTTGAAAGATTCCCAGGAGAAGACGCTCTCTATATTCATGGAGTACATGCCAGGG GGATCAATAAAGGACCAACTTAAGGCGTACGGAGCACTTACAGAGTTTGTGACACGGAAATACACCCGCCAGATCCTGGAGGGCGTCTATTATTTGCACAGTAACATGATTGTACATAGAGATATTAAAG GAGCTAATATTCTGAGAGATTCTTCAGGCAACGTCAAACTGGGAGACTTTGGAGCCAGCAAACGCCTCCAGACCATCTGCCTCTCTGGTACTGGAATGAAGTCTGTCACCGGCACGCCGTACTGGATGAGCCCAGAGGTTATCAGTGGGGAAGGTTATGGAAGAAAAGCAGATATCTG GAGCGTTGGATGTACGGTTGTGGAAATGCTAACTGAGAAACCCCCATGGGCTGAGTTTGAGGCCATGGCCGCCATTTTTAAAATCGCCACCCAACCCACCAACCCACAGTTGCCAGCAAATGTATCAGACCACACACGGGACTTCCTGAAAAGGATTTTTGTAGAAGCTAAACTGAGGCCGTCGGCTGAAGAACTCCTTAGGCACACGTTTGCCCAGTGTCACTAG